One Mixta gaviniae genomic window carries:
- the nuoL gene encoding NADH-quinone oxidoreductase subunit L — MNLLYLTILLPLIGFVLLAFSRGRWSENLSATVGVGSIGLAALVTAWVGLDFFANGKQLFTQALWTWMHVGNFNIGVTLTLDGLSFTMLSVVTGVGFFIHMFASWYMRGEEGYSRFFAYTNLFIASMVVLVLADNLLLMYLGWEGVGLCSYLLIGFYYTNPDNGKAAMKAFIITRVGDVFLAFALFILYNELGTLNFREMVELAPAHFAADSTMLQWATLMLLGGAVGKSAQLPLQTWLADAMAGPTPVSALIHAATMVTAGVYLIARTHGLFLMTPEVLHLVGIVGAVTLVLAGFAALVQTDIKRVLAYSTMSQIGYMFLALGVQAWDAAIFHLMTHAFFKALLFLSSGSVILACHHEQNIFKMGGLRKSIPLVYVCFLVGGAALAALPLVTAGFYSKDEILFGALANGHVNLMVAGLVGAFLTSIYTFRMIFIVFHGEEKIHAHAGKGITHHLPLIVLLVLSTFIGALITPPLAGVLPEGDHGEAGKTALEIASGVVAIVGILIAAWLWLGKRTLVSSVANSAPGRFFGTWWFAAWGFDWLYDKIFVKPYLGVAWLLKRDPLNALLNAPALASRLANKGLVVSENGYLRWYVASMGVGAVVVLALLLVM, encoded by the coding sequence ATGAATCTTCTGTACTTAACCATACTGCTGCCGCTGATCGGCTTTGTGCTGCTGGCGTTCTCGCGCGGCCGCTGGTCGGAAAATCTGTCGGCGACCGTTGGCGTCGGATCGATCGGTCTGGCGGCGCTGGTCACCGCCTGGGTCGGCCTCGACTTTTTCGCCAACGGCAAACAGCTGTTTACCCAGGCGCTCTGGACCTGGATGCATGTCGGCAACTTCAATATCGGCGTCACGCTGACGCTGGACGGCCTCTCCTTCACCATGCTGTCAGTGGTGACCGGCGTTGGCTTCTTCATCCATATGTTCGCCTCCTGGTATATGCGTGGGGAAGAGGGCTACTCACGCTTCTTCGCCTATACCAACCTGTTTATCGCCAGCATGGTGGTTCTGGTGCTGGCCGATAACCTGCTGCTGATGTATCTCGGCTGGGAAGGGGTGGGGCTCTGCTCTTATCTGCTGATTGGTTTCTATTACACCAATCCGGATAACGGCAAGGCGGCGATGAAAGCCTTTATCATCACCCGCGTCGGCGACGTTTTCCTGGCGTTCGCGCTGTTCATTCTCTACAACGAGCTGGGCACGCTGAACTTCCGTGAAATGGTCGAACTGGCGCCGGCGCACTTCGCGGCGGATAGCACGATGCTGCAGTGGGCGACGCTGATGCTGCTGGGCGGCGCGGTCGGTAAATCCGCTCAGCTGCCGTTGCAGACCTGGCTGGCCGATGCGATGGCGGGTCCAACGCCGGTTTCCGCGTTGATCCACGCCGCTACCATGGTGACCGCAGGCGTCTACCTGATCGCCCGCACCCATGGCCTGTTCCTGATGACGCCGGAGGTGCTGCACCTGGTGGGTATTGTTGGGGCGGTGACGCTGGTGCTGGCGGGCTTCGCCGCGCTGGTGCAGACCGACATCAAACGCGTGCTGGCTTATTCGACCATGAGCCAAATCGGCTACATGTTCCTCGCGCTGGGCGTACAGGCGTGGGATGCGGCGATTTTCCACCTGATGACCCACGCGTTCTTCAAGGCGCTGCTGTTCCTCTCCTCAGGTTCGGTGATCCTCGCCTGTCATCACGAGCAGAACATTTTCAAAATGGGCGGCCTGCGTAAAAGCATCCCGCTGGTCTATGTCTGCTTCCTGGTGGGCGGGGCGGCGCTGGCCGCGCTGCCGCTGGTGACGGCGGGCTTCTACAGTAAGGATGAGATCCTGTTCGGCGCGCTGGCGAACGGCCATGTCAACCTGATGGTTGCCGGTCTGGTCGGCGCTTTCCTGACCTCGATTTACACCTTCCGCATGATCTTTATCGTCTTCCACGGCGAAGAGAAAATTCATGCGCATGCGGGCAAGGGCATTACCCATCATCTGCCGCTGATCGTGCTGCTGGTACTGTCCACCTTCATCGGCGCGTTGATCACGCCGCCGCTGGCGGGTGTGCTGCCGGAAGGCGACCATGGCGAAGCGGGCAAAACGGCGCTGGAGATCGCGTCGGGCGTTGTCGCTATCGTCGGCATCCTGATCGCCGCCTGGCTGTGGCTTGGTAAGCGCACGCTGGTTTCCAGCGTGGCGAACAGCGCGCCGGGCCGCTTCTTTGGCACCTGGTGGTTCGCCGCATGGGGCTTCGACTGGCTGTATGACAAAATTTTCGTTAAGCCTTACCTGGGCGTTGCCTGGCTGCTGAAGCGCGATCCGCTGAACGCGCTGCTGAATGCGCCGGCGCTGGCCTCTCGCCTGGCCAACAAAGGCCTGGTGGTAAGCGAAAATGGTTATCTGCGCTGGTATGTCGCTTCGATGGGCGTGGGCGCCGTGGTGGTGCTGGCGCTGCTGCTGGTGATGTAA
- the nuoK gene encoding NADH-quinone oxidoreductase subunit NuoK — protein MIPLQHGLILAAVLFVLGLTSLVLRRNLLFMLIGLEIMINAAALALVVAGSYWGQADGQVMYILAISLAAAEASIGLALLLQLYRRRQTLNIDTVSEMRG, from the coding sequence ATGATCCCTCTGCAACATGGACTGATTCTGGCGGCGGTGCTGTTTGTTCTCGGACTGACCTCGCTGGTGCTGCGCCGCAATCTGCTGTTTATGCTGATCGGTCTGGAAATCATGATTAATGCCGCAGCCCTGGCGTTAGTGGTGGCGGGAAGCTACTGGGGGCAGGCGGATGGCCAGGTAATGTATATCCTGGCGATCAGCCTCGCCGCAGCGGAAGCCAGTATCGGCCTTGCGCTGTTGCTGCAGCTTTACCGCCGTCGTCAAACCCTGAACATTGACACAGTAAGCGAGATGCGCGGATGA
- the nuoJ gene encoding NADH-quinone oxidoreductase subunit J → MEFAFYLCGLVAVLTTLRVITHTNPVHALLYLIISLLAIAGVFFSLGAYFAGALEIIVYAGAIMVLFVFVVMMLNLGKSVENQERQWLQPSLWIGPGLVSLLLLVVMVYAIMTANDQGIDGTVIDAKAVGISLFGPYVLAVELASMLLLAGLVVAFHIGREDRQGEILSNRVSDAATAKSKEERA, encoded by the coding sequence ATGGAATTTGCGTTTTATCTTTGTGGTCTGGTGGCGGTGTTAACCACGCTACGCGTGATCACCCACACCAACCCGGTGCATGCGCTGCTGTACCTGATCATCTCGCTGTTGGCTATCGCCGGCGTCTTCTTTTCGCTCGGCGCCTATTTCGCCGGCGCGCTGGAGATCATCGTCTACGCGGGCGCCATCATGGTGCTGTTCGTCTTCGTGGTGATGATGCTCAACCTCGGCAAGTCGGTGGAGAACCAGGAGCGTCAGTGGCTGCAGCCTTCGCTGTGGATCGGGCCGGGTCTGGTCTCCCTGCTGCTGCTGGTGGTGATGGTCTACGCCATTATGACCGCCAACGATCAGGGTATCGATGGCACGGTGATCGATGCGAAAGCGGTCGGCATCAGCCTGTTCGGGCCTTACGTTCTCGCGGTAGAGCTGGCTTCCATGCTGCTGCTGGCGGGCCTGGTGGTGGCGTTCCATATCGGTCGCGAAGATCGTCAGGGTGAAATATTAAGCAACCGCGTCAGCGACGCGGCGACGGCGAAAAGTAAGGAGGAGCGCGCATGA
- the nuoI gene encoding NADH-quinone oxidoreductase subunit NuoI — MTLKDIIVGFGTQVRSIWMVGMHAFAKRETQMYPEEPVYLPPRYRGRIVLTRDPDGEERCVACNLCAVACPVSCISLQKAETKDGRWYPEFFRINFSRCIFCGMCEEACPTTAIQLTPDFELGEFKRQDLVYEKEDLLISGPGKYPEYNFYRMAGMAIEGKDKGEAENEAKPIDVKGLLP; from the coding sequence ATGACATTAAAAGACATTATTGTCGGTTTCGGCACCCAGGTACGCAGTATCTGGATGGTGGGCATGCACGCCTTCGCCAAGCGCGAAACCCAAATGTATCCGGAAGAGCCGGTCTACCTGCCGCCCCGTTACCGCGGACGCATCGTCCTGACGCGCGACCCGGACGGAGAAGAGCGTTGCGTGGCGTGTAACCTGTGCGCCGTCGCCTGTCCGGTCAGCTGTATTTCGCTGCAAAAGGCGGAAACCAAAGATGGCCGCTGGTATCCGGAGTTTTTCCGCATCAACTTTTCGCGCTGCATTTTCTGCGGTATGTGTGAAGAAGCCTGCCCGACGACCGCGATTCAGCTGACGCCGGATTTCGAGCTGGGCGAATTCAAACGTCAGGATCTGGTGTACGAGAAAGAAGACCTGCTGATTTCAGGGCCGGGCAAATACCCGGAATACAACTTCTACCGTATGGCAGGCATGGCGATCGAAGGGAAAGACAAGGGCGAAGCGGAAAACGAAGCCAAACCCATCGACGTCAAAGGCTTGTTACCTTAA
- the nuoH gene encoding NADH-quinone oxidoreductase subunit NuoH, whose amino-acid sequence MSWLTPDVIDILLGVLKAIVILLVVVACGAFMSFGERRLLGLFQNRYGPNRVGWGGSLQLVADMIKMFFKEDWVPPFTDRFIFTLAPVIAFVSLLLAFAIVPVTPTWMVTDLNIGLLFFLMMAGLAVYAVLFAGWSSNNKYSLLGAMRASAQTLSYEVFLGLSLMGVVAQAGSFNMNDIVNDQTHLWNIIPQFFGFITFCIAGVAVCHRHPFDQPEAEQELADGYHIEYSGMKFGLFFVGEYVAITTVSALIVTLFFGGWHGPWLPPFIWFAIKTAFFMMMFILIRAALPRPRYDQVMSFGWKVCLPLTLLNLLATAAVILYNAQ is encoded by the coding sequence ATGAGCTGGTTGACACCGGACGTTATCGATATTTTGCTGGGCGTACTGAAAGCGATCGTTATCCTGCTGGTGGTGGTCGCCTGCGGCGCCTTTATGAGCTTCGGCGAGCGCCGTCTGCTCGGTCTGTTCCAGAACCGTTACGGGCCTAACCGTGTCGGCTGGGGCGGCTCGCTGCAGCTGGTGGCGGACATGATCAAAATGTTCTTTAAAGAGGACTGGGTTCCGCCATTTACCGATCGCTTTATCTTTACCCTGGCGCCGGTTATCGCCTTTGTTTCGCTGCTGCTGGCGTTCGCCATTGTGCCGGTCACGCCGACCTGGATGGTGACTGACCTGAACATCGGGCTGCTCTTCTTCCTGATGATGGCAGGCCTGGCGGTCTATGCGGTGCTGTTCGCCGGCTGGTCGAGCAACAACAAATACTCGCTGCTGGGCGCGATGCGTGCCTCCGCCCAGACGCTGAGCTACGAAGTGTTTCTCGGGCTGTCGCTGATGGGCGTGGTGGCGCAGGCGGGATCGTTCAATATGAACGATATCGTCAACGACCAGACCCATCTGTGGAACATTATCCCGCAGTTCTTCGGCTTCATTACCTTCTGTATCGCCGGCGTGGCGGTGTGTCACCGTCACCCGTTCGACCAACCGGAAGCGGAGCAGGAGCTGGCGGACGGCTACCACATCGAATATTCCGGCATGAAGTTCGGCCTGTTCTTCGTGGGCGAGTATGTGGCGATTACCACGGTTTCCGCGCTGATTGTAACGCTGTTCTTCGGCGGCTGGCACGGCCCGTGGCTGCCGCCCTTTATCTGGTTCGCGATTAAAACGGCCTTCTTCATGATGATGTTTATTCTGATTCGTGCCGCGTTGCCGCGTCCGCGCTATGACCAGGTCATGTCCTTCGGCTGGAAAGTATGTCTGCCGTTGACGCTGTTGAACCTGCTGGCTACCGCCGCAGTGATTCTGTACAACGCGCAGTAA